The Streptomyces durmitorensis genome contains the following window.
CGCGCCCTGTACCAGCCGGGCCACTATCAGCCATGTGGAGCCGGGAGCACACGCGGCGCCCACCGAGCCCGCAGTGAACACCACAGTGCCCACCCAGAACAGCCGCCGATAGCCGTATCGGTCGCCCAGCCGCGCGGCGGGGATGAGCAGACACGCATACGTCAACGTGTACCCGGCGAGGATCAGCTGCACGGTGCCCGCCCCGGCGCCCAGATCGGCCTGGATCGCCGGGGCCGCGACCTGCGCGACGGTGACGTTGAGGAGCTGCACGAACGTGGCGCTGAGCACCACCGGCAGCATGAGGCGCCCGCTGCTCACGAGAGCAGCGCCGCGGCGAGCTCGCGGGGCCGGGCGGCGAAGGGGCTATGGCTGCCAGGCAGGGTGCGGATGGTGAACGGGTTGTCCGCAAAGGCCCCGTCGGCTTCCGAGATCATCAGATCCTGCACGGTCGCCGGCAGCCCCTTGTCGTCCGCGCAGCGCAGGAAGATCCGCGGGATCCGTCCCCACCGCTGGGGGGTCACGACGACCGGGGTGGCGGGTATCGCCAGCGGCAGATCGGGGCTCAGGACCGAGCGCCAGCGGTCGAAGCGGTCCAGCGGGGTGTCATGGTAGTGGGCCTGTCGTAGTTCCTCGACGTAGGCGGGGTCCGTCGAGAGCGGGTTGATCCGCACGGCGCCCAACTGCTCGGCGTCGCCGAGGTTGAGGCTCCCACCCCGTGCCGTGGCGTTCTCGGGCGAGGCGAGGTAGTCGAAGAAGCGCGGCCGTCCGGCGGGGACGAAGGCCGACAGATAGACGATCGCGTCGACGAGTTCGGGCGCCCGCTCTGCGGCGAGCGACGCGGGCCCGCCGCCCGCGCTGTGCGCGACGAGGACGATCCGGGGGTGGCGGCGGACCTGGCGCAGCGCGTCGAGAACGGTCTGGGCGCAGTCGTCCATGGTCACGTCGGCGAGTGGGGACTTCTCGGTCAGCAGGCCCGGCTGGCCGGGCAGGAGGTAACCGCTGGGCAGGGGTGCGTCGAAGCCGTGCCCCGGCAGGTCGACGGCCACGCTCGCGGCGCCGAGTCCGGCCAGTGCACGCTGCGTCGGCGCCCACTGGCCGGAGCTGTGCCAGGCCCCGTGCACGAGGACGAAGACGGTGTGAGGTGGGGAGAGGTTGGTCATGACTGCATCTCACGTGGCCTTGCCCCGGTCATCCAGGGAAAGATCTGGCAAGCTGGCCGGTGATACCCACAAGATATGGCGCAGGAGGTACGCATGGAGGCGCGACACCTGCGATACGCCCTGGCCCTGGCCGAGCACGAACACTTCGGCCGGGCAGCCGACGCCCTGGGCATCGCCCAGCCTCCGCTGTCCAAACAGATCGCCGACCTCGAACGCGAGGTGGGCACCCGGCTGTTCGACCGCACCCGCCGCGGAGTGTTCCCGACGGCGGCGGGCACGGCCTTCCTCACCCGGGCGCGCAGCGCGCTCAAGGAGATGACGGCGGCCTCGGTCGACGCGGCCAGGGCAGCTCGCGGCGAAACGGGACGGCTGCGCCTGGGATTCGTCGCCTCGGCGCTGCTCGACCCCCTCCCAGACGTCCTGGGCCGCTTCGGCCGTGAACGGCCCGACGTGCGACTGGAGTTGCATGAAATGGCGACCAGCCGCAGCACGGCTGCCCTGGCCGCCGGTGAACTGGAGGTGGCGATCACCCTTGGCCGGCCGCGGGGCGCCGGGGCCGAGCAGTTGGTGTCGGTACCCATCGGACACGACCACCTGGTCGCAGTCGTGAGCAGCACGCACCCCTACGCGGGCCAACCGTCGGTGAGCGTGGACCAGTTGCGGCAGCAGTCGCTGATCGTGGCGCCCGGCGCCGACGAGCCCACCGTCCTTGCCGGGCTGAGCACCCTGCTGGGCAAGGAGTCCCCGGCGCTCTCCGGTGCGACCGTCGCGCGGGACATCCACACGATCGTCGGCCTTGCCGCCTGCGATGTGGGTGTGGGGCTCGGACCGTCCCGCATGCTCGCGGCCCCGCGGCGTGGGACGTGGTTTTGCGAGGTGACCCCGCGCACGCCGCTGCCCGACCTGGTCCTGTCCTTCTCTGCCCGGGATCGTCCCCCAGTGCTGAACGCCTTCCTCGACGTCATCCGCAAGAACTGCCCCGACGTCGGCGCCGCACTCGATCGCTGGCTTGGCCCGCGGGAAGACCGCTTCGACGGCGCCTGATCACGGCAGCGGAAGCAGGGCTGCGGGCGCCCTGCAGTCCTTGCGGGACCGCGCGTTGCGCGGCTACCGGGATTCACTGGGAGCCTCGTGTCCGTAGCCTGCACACGTGATGGAGGAAGACGAGACCAACCCGGTTGTCCGCGTCGGAGGTGACCGGTATCGAACGATCAGCCTGCGCTTCCACCAGCTGACACGTTCGTACCCGGAAGAGCGTGGCGACGTGATGCGCGACTTCCTCGTGACAGCTCAAGGTGAGTCGGCGCGGATCGAGTTCATGGTGAGGACCTGGGACGGTGACGGCCTCGACGTCTTCCTTGCCGAACTGGCAGAGGAGTTTCGTGGCTGGAACGGCACCAGGACCTGGCGCTCCCCTGAGGACGACTTGACGCTGGCTGCCGAGCACGCAGGATCACACGTCCGGTTGACGTGGAGGCTGCATGACCGTCTCCCCGATGACGAGTGGCGTTTCGAGATGGCGACTTTCCATGCTCCTGGAGAAGACATGCGCCGCCTTGCCATCGAGATGCGTACCTTCCTGAAGTCGGACCCGCTGAAGTAGGCGGAGACAGCTCTCAGCCGTCTACGGGCCGCCCAACACGCCAGTTGTCGGTAGGTGATCAAGTAGCAGGCGAGTTTGAGAAACGCTTCGTGAATGTCGGCCCGACGTTCCCAACGGATCCGCAGACATCGGGAGCCGTGTGACCAGGCAAGGCCAGCGGTGTGGCGGGCGCAGGTATACGTGGCCCGGCACCTGGGAGCGGTCCGTGTCGAGCGGTACCGGCTGGCCAAGACGGACGCGGTCCGCGACAGCTATGGCGCGATGGCTGAAGTGCTCGCCGGCCTGACCTGACTGGTGTTCTCCGGGGTCCGGTCGATGTGGATACGTACCCGCCGCAGGAGCGTGTCGGCCCGCTCCTCGGCCTCTTCGGCCTCTGCACCGGTGACCACGAACGCCCCCAGCCGGTGCCTGTTGGCGCCCGGCCCGTGGACGAGGCCGCCGATCGTGGCCCGCCAGCGGACAAATGGCACCCCCGGCCCCGTCTTCGGGAAGCCGAAGGCAGACATCAGCCGCCCGTCGCACGAGCTGGTCACGAACCGCACGGTCGCGTACCCGCGGGTGGTTGGCGCGAGCGCGGCCGATCGGCCGAGGGCAACATCGAGCAGAGCCGCCCACACGTCGATGCCCAGGGCGTGCTGGATCAGGACCCCGATGTGTCCTGCGGCGAGGCGGGCGCCGATCTCGATGACCGTGCATTGCCCGTCCTCGCTGACGATGACCTCGGTGTGCGAGGCGCCGTGCTGGATACCGGCCGCAATGACGGCCGCCTCAACTTCCCGGAACACAGGCCGCCTGAAACGGCCCGGGGGAGGGCGACGGGCAGGCTGTGCCCCGTCTCGACCCTCCTCGCGCCGCCGGTCACCTGCTTCCGGGTCACGGCCAGGTGCGTTGTAGTGCCGCCCTGAGTGAGGGACTCGACGCTGTACTCCTTCCCGGCTGCGTACGACTGGATCAGGACGCCCGGGGCGCCGCCGCTTGCGTACATGCCGCCGACCACGCCGCGAGCGACGGCAGCGGCCTCGGCCGCACCAGCCGGGCCGCTCGCGCTCGTCTCGGCTCGTTGCCGGGCGCCCCCAGCTCGGCGCAGAGATGCGCGGCGAGCTCGGTCAGGTACTCGTTGACAGTCAGCACCGCGCCAACACCCGTGCGGTGGGCGTACGCGGCGGTCTCGGCCAGGGCCTTCTCGGGCCGGGTGAATCGGTGGCGATGTACCCGGCCAGCAGGCCCTTCAGCTCTGGCCCGTAGCCTGCATACGCCGCGGCGGTGGTCGCGGCGTGGACCTGGTGGCCGCGGGCGGCTGTCGCCGCGGCGAGGAGACCCGCCTCAGGACCAGCCGCGTCCAGTAGCAACACGCCGGGGAGAGTCACGACACATAGTCCTCGAAACCGCCGGTGCGCCGGGTGTCCAGGGTGAAACAGTGGAACCGGCCCCCGAACAACCTTCTGTGCCGGTGCCGCACGGGGACCACGTCGAAGTCGTCGTAGACCGGGAACACGCCCGGCTCCGACGCACGATGTAGCGCCACGAGCGAAGCGGCTCGGGCATCAGGTTCCGGATGCCGTCGTGCCGGGCCAGGAACACTCCGGGCTTCAGGGCGAGCACCGTGCTGTCGATGTGGTTGTCGGCCATTCGCCGCACCCGGTGTACGCGGCGCGCGGGACACCGCGACCACCCTGGGCGGCCCGACTGAGGCCGTCGAGGACCCGCGGCCCAGCCCCTACGACGTCGGTGTGGCAGTAGGCGGTGAAGGCCGGGGCGAGCAGGCGGGTCTCCAGATAGCGGGAGCGGATCGCGGGCGGCGTCTCGATGATCTGGTTGCCGAGGACCAGGGTGTTGTCGCGGATGTTCAGCGCCGGGGTCGGGGCGTCTTCCCAGCCCAGGCCCGCGATCGGGGCCGCGACCCGAGGAAGGGGCAACGGCCGGTACACGGTGACCCCGAGCCCGGCGAGCGTGGCCGCAAGGCCCTCCACGTCCTCGTGCAGCTCCTCCGCGTACCGCTCCTTGACGGTCCAGCTCTCCCGAGGGCTGGTCCAACCGGAAGCCGGTCACCGCGCTTAGAAGGGGGCTGCGGTCACGTGCCGGTCGGCGAGCGCGCGGCCCCGGCGGACCCGCAGGATCAGGCCGCCGTCGGCGGTCCGGCTGGAGGCTGCGCTGTTCGCTCCAGCCGGAGAACCGGAACTCGCTGCCGCCGACCGCGACGAGCGCGAAGGTGCGCCCGGCGACCGTCAGGGCAAGGACACCGTCTGCGCCGCGGTGAATGCGGGCGAGAATGAGGGAGCCATCCAGCGGGGCGGCCGCGTCGAAGTCCGCGAACCCGGACGGCAGCAGTCCCTCGTACGGCAGCCCGGCGAGCCAGGCGGGGGCCGTTGCTGGGGCGGGTCGGTTGAAGAGAACCTCCCCGCAAGTTAGCAGGTACTGCTAGGAGTCCGGGAACCAGGCCGCGAGGTCGGCGGTGAGCGGGGTGTCCATGACGACGTGCACCCGGGTCACCGTCTGGCTGGTGTTGCGCACCAGGTGCTCGCGGGAGAAGTCTCCGAACCACAGGCAGCCCGCCTGCCAGCAGTGTTCGACGCCGTCCAGGACGAGCACAGCGCCCGGGTCGGTGATGATCGGGATGTGCAGGCGCACGAGGCCTCGGTCCAGGCGGTACTTGGGGTCGCTGTGCGGGTTAGAGACGGCACCGGGCCCCAGCGCCATCAGCCGCACCGCGTTCAGCGGGGCCGGGATCGAGTCCAGGATCTGCGCGAGGTAGGCAGTTAGTTGGTCGAGCCAGTGCGGCTTCTTGAACGGCTGAGGGCCGGGGCTGCCCGGGGGAGGTGCGCTCCGGCTCGCCGCCGAGGCTGCGCAGGGGCAGGACCCGCCAGTCGATCGCGGCGGGCTGGCCGACCTGCCCGCCGTACGTGTGGATGCGCTGCGGATTCCAGATGTGGGCGGTGACGGCCGTGAGTTCGGCCGCGAGCCTTTCCGCGTCGAAGACGGGGGCGAGCTGGGCGGCCGACCCGCGATGCCCTCCGACCGCTACGACCCTTGGACCTCGAGGTCCTGCACGATCCGTACCCGGTGCTGGCCGAACAGCCCGTGGCGCCGCGATGCCGTACGTCCTGGAGCACGAACTCGCTCACCTGCAGCGCAACGACAGCCGCAACGCGCTGGTCGCGGACTCCGTCGGTGTGGGACTCGCGGCACTGTGCGCGGGCCTGCTTCCCCTGGCGGGAGCTTCCCTGGCCCTGGCCGGGCTGAGGATGGGGTGGGTCGTCTACCGGTGGTGGGGCGGGCTGGCGTGCGACCGTGCTGCCACCCGCCGCTGCGGCCGGCAGACAGCTCTCGCCTGCTGGCGGGCATCTCCTTGCCGCTTCGGGTGTCAATGTGCCGCCAAGGCGCGGGAGTTCCTGCCCGCGCGGCAGAGGGCCTGTCTCGGACGCATCGACGCGGTGGCGCGAGCAGCTGAGGATCGCTACTGGGGTAGGAACGTGCGCCACCGTCGAAGCGCGACGGCGGCCTGTTCGAGTTCGGAGATGGCGGTGTCGGTCTGTGCCCGGGTGGTCACTTCGTGTGTGAGGGGCCCACGATCGTCGTGGGAGGTCACCGTCATCTTGAGCAGGGTGCGCCGCGGTTCGGTGGGTGATTCGTAGACCACGAGGTTGAACACGGTGCGCGGTGGCCGGTCGAAGGGATCCAGCGCGACATCGGGGGAATCCAGCGCGGCATCGGGGGAGACGTGCACCAGGCCGTCTTCCACGGTGGTGGTGCGCCGGTCGTTGTGCAGCTCGTTGCACCCGTTGCGGACCTGCGACCGGTGGAGTTCCTCGACTGCTACGCCCTGGGCCTGCTCTGCCGGGCCCGGCGCAGGGCTCTGGAACACCACGGCCGCCTGAGCCTGAAGAAGGCTGGAGTAGCCGATCAGGCGGCCGTCGCCGCCGCAGCGCGGTTTGCCCCTGCGGGCGCCGACAACTCGAGTTCTCCCCCGCTGCGATCGCTCCACATGCTCCCGGGGGCGCAATGCCGGACACTTCTGTGTAGGGGCCTGTGCGTTTTGCGCGGGCCAAGTGAGGGTGTTTGGCGTGCTTGAGGTTCCGCTCTGGCTGTGGGGGGCGTTCGCCGCGACGGTGGTGGTGTCGCTGGCGGTGGACCTGCTGTCCCACCGCACCGCGCACGTCATCGGCTTCAAGGAGGCCGCTGCCTGGAGCGGCCTGTGGGTGGGCCTGGCCATGATCTTCGGCGCGGTCGTCTTCCTCGTACTCGGCGCCACGGCCGGCACCGAGTACACGACGGCATGGCTGCTGGAGAAGAGCCTGTCGGTCGACAACCTGTTCGTCTTCGCCGTGATCTTCGCGTATTTCAAGGTGCCCCGCGCCTACCAGCACCGAGTGCTGTTCTTCGGCGTCATCGGCGCGCTCGTCTTCCGCGGGATCTTCCTCTCCCTCGGCGTTGCCGTGGTCAGCCGCTTCACCGCCGTACTGTTCGCGTTCGCAGCGGTCCTCTTCTACAGCGCCTACAAGCTTCTCAAGGACGAGGACGAGAGCTTCGATCCCGGCAAGAGCTTCGCCGTACGGATGCTCCGCAAGGTCATCCCGGTCCGGGACGAATACGCGGGGGCCAAGTTCTTCGTCAAGGAAGCCGGCAAGCGTGTGGGGACCCCGCTGCTCGCGGTGGTCGCCGCGATCGAGGCCGCCGATCTGATCTTCGCCGTCGACAGCGTTCCCGCCGTCCTCGCGGTCAGCGACGACGCGTTCATCGTCTACACCAGCAACGCGTTCGCCATCTTGGGCCTGCGAGCCCTGTACTTCATGCTGGCCGGGCTCCTGGACCGCTTCCACTACCTGAGCAAGGGCCTGGCGATCATCCTCGCCTTCATCGGCCTCAAGCTCATCCTCCAGGCGTCCCACAAGATGATCAACCCCGGCATCCCGGAAATTCCCTCACCGATCAGCCTCGCTGTCATCGTCATCGTCCTGACAGGGTCCGTAGTGCTCAGCATCAAAAGGCCCGCCCCGGCAGGCGCCACGGAGCAGGCCGACGAGCAGGCAGACGTCTCCAGACCTCTCGGGCAGCCCAGCTCGCCACCTGTGGCGCACGACCCTGAGCCCCCAGCCGACCCACCGCGCCAGGAGGGCCGCCCATAACGAGGGAACAAGCCACTTCCCGCCACTTCCCGGCATACCAACATGGGCATACAGTAAAAATATGGTCAAAATGAAGCGTAAGTCTGAAGTGTATGAGTGCCCGACCTGCAAGAAGCCCGTGCCGGCCGCGGTGCACCGCCACAAGTCCCTCGGCGTGTTCGTTCCCGTATGGGGCCCGGGCGCCTGTCAAAGCCGCGACTGTCCCGACTTCCGGCTCGACCCCCACCGCAAGCACTCTCCCGACCGGTGAGCAGCAGCGGGCAGGTGCAGACTGGTTCGCCAGACCAGCGGTCTGGCGATAGCGGGGTACAGCTCCCTCATGACGTCACTGGGCACTTCCGCTCCCCTTGGCGCTGTGCCGTCCGGTCGAAGCGGTCCGCAGTGGTGTCGGCCTGAGCCAGATCGCGAGCAGCAGGTATGCGAGTGCCATCGCACTCCACAGCCCGGCTGGCCCGGCATGTTCGAGCAGTTGCGTCCCCAAGAGAGGTGCTGCGATCCCCGCAATACCCCAACTGGTGCCGTACACGGCCAGGTAGCGGCCCTTTGCGCTCGCCGGGGACACCCTGTCGGCTGTGGAGGTCTGAGCGGGAGTCGTTTCGCGGCGTGCTTGGGAGTCACTGAGCGCGTCTCTGCATGATCAATCGCGATGACTTCTGATGTCACTCGCGTGAGCGGGATCCTGACCATTCGTCAAGGGCTGATCGAGTTGGTCCGGGACCATTGCCGACTCGGCCGGGGTGCGTTGGTCTGGGTGTGGAGCGTGTGTTCAGGGTCGTTTGCGTTCCTTCAGGGCTGGACCGGCGGCAGCGGATCAACCTGCCGCGGTGGTCAGGAGTCCTCCTGGATATCGAATCCAGCTAGGGATGGGGAAACCCCCACAACGCAGTGGCCGCTCAGTGCTTGAACCTCTACCACCTCAGCCGTGGTGAAGTCCGAGACGCCGGCTTCTGGGCCCACCGGGCCCTCACCCTCTCCGACCCACCCACCCTGCGCCCCCCCGCACACGGCAGTCGGCCACGGCATCGCGCGAAACCCGTCTTCCCCAGCGGCTGCGGGACGCCGTTCGCCGCTTGAAGGTCGACACCGTGGAGGAGTTCGGCATGGGACGTGTCCCCCGCCCTGATTCCCAACTCGCCGACAGGGTCGAGGAAATCGCCGACGTCCTGTAGATACGCAAACGCCCCGGCTGGGCGGAGGGGCCAGCCGGGGCCGTAGGGTAAGGCGAAGCCACGTCTACTGACCGCAATCGTACGGTCTGCTGGAGGTCAGGACGGCCTGAGCGGATGACGCAGGCCATCACACAAACATAGGGTGGATCATGCTCGCGTTCATATTGTCGGTCGTCGTTCTGCTCTTCGTCGGCGGCTGCGCTTGCGTCTTCTGGACAGCGCGGGGCGGCGCTCCTCGTTGGGCACGTGGTGTGGCCAAGGCGACGTTGTTCGTAAGCGATCTGGCGCGCAGCTCAAGCCGGGGTTCCCGCTCGCAGCGTGGGAGTTCGGGCGAGTAGGCGCTGTCCAGCGGACCGGCGGACGGCGTGGTGGAAGGCGACGGCGAGTTCGAGCAGAACCTGGATGGCGGTGAGTCCGGCGAGTTCGGCTTCGGTGCGCAGTAGGTGGGCGCGGTCGTCGAACTGGGTGGTTGTGGTGCCGGTGTCGCGGATGAGTGCGGCGATCTGCACGGTCAGGGGCGTGGCGCGCAGGTCGAGGGCGTTCAGGTACTGCCTTCCGAGGTCGATCTCGTCATCGTCGCCGACGGGGTCGGTGAAGGCCACGGCCAGGGCGAGTCTCTTTCAGAGAGTTTGGAATTCTCTCGTTAGTAGCCAAACGTAATACCATTTTCCGCTCTTGAGGGGACGATAGCTGTTCTCTGCACGGGCCCCAAAGTACTGCCAGAGACTCCCTGCGCCGGCGAGTCCTAGGGCTGCCAGGGCGGCTTCGAAGAGCGCACTATTTACCGCAACGAGAAGTGCTGAACTGGTTCCCGCGACCGCCCCAGTAGCTGCCCATGCCCTCTTGCGGCGAAGAGTCTGCATCTCTGACGTGACAGCCCTAACCTGGTCCTCAATCTCCTCCCTGATTAATGCGAGCGCCACCTCCGTGCCATCCGCATTTAATCCTTCCTCCATCTGTAGAAATCTATTCCGAAGGAAACTTCGAAACGCCCTGTAAGAGTCAAATTCGGCAGTTGTGATTTTGCTGAAATCTCTCAGGCTCACGCCCTCAATGAACGGCAAGTCGATCTGCAGAACAGGGCGTACGACCTTACTCTTCACTATGGTCGGATCTGCGCCAGGAACGTCGAAATCCCTCTTATCCCTGATCAGGTAGTCGATAGCATCTGACCGCACCGCAGGTGCGCGGACACGGTCGTTGGGGTCAGCGCGTCCGTTATGCGCCACCTCTACTGTGCTGTAGCTGGGCAGGTACCAGACCAACCCCTTCCTGAGTAGGGGCTCTGCACTCAGAGTGTCCCCGGTAGAAAAAGTTCCCGTTGGGTCATTGTCCGTAACCACCGTCGTTTCTTGACTCTTGACTGCGGTCCCGATTCGATGTACAGGGAGTCCCAGCCGTGCGAAAGCAACAAGGTGTCAGAGATGAGAGCAACTCTTCTGGTCGGATCTGAGAAACTGGATCCATCTACTGACAGCCCTATGTGGAAGTTCCCTTTGACGGGTCTGCAGGATTGCGCGAGACCCGGCCTGAGGCCGTCATGCTCATACAAGTGTCGGAAATATCATTCGACCCGCCCCTGGAGTCCAGTTGGCTTCCCGCGGGGGATGAGCCGGACCTGACTCAGGTTGTTCTGCAGGTACTGGCCCGGACCATCCCCGAACACCGAGCTTTCCCGCGTCTACACGTTCACCGTGAACGCGGACGGTCCTGCCGGGGCAGTGGAGGCTTTGGAGTTCACCGTCGACCTCGACCTCGACGTCGTGGCGTGGGCGCTGCGGGAGAACCGACCCACGATTCAACTGGAGGACAAGCTGGGGAAGATCGAGCAGGCAGTACAAACGCTGACAACCCATCTTGCAACCTCGGAATGGAGGTTCTCCTGTGGTTGACGGCCGGGATGTTCCGGCGAGTTCGCCGGGGTCTGACGGTGCGGTGTCCAGCTGCGCGGGTCAGGCTGCTCTTCGTGCCGCGTTGTGCAGGTGCTGGACCATCCAGAACTCCTCGACCCGTGCGCCGTCCCCGGTCATCGCCGTGACCAAGGAGCTGAGGATGTCCGGGAGCCCGTCCGCCTGGGTGGGCAGATGGGCAGCGACGCACTGGGCGAGGACACCGAAGACGATGGCCTGGCGGAAGACGAGGTGGGAGGGGCGTTCCCACTCGGGTTCGAAGTCTTCCGGCTCGCCGATCAGCAGCGCGCGGGCCCGGGGGAGCGCTTGGTCGTGTGCGGCAGTGAGGTCCTCGCGCAGCCGCACTCTCGCGTCGGGCGCGAGGGTGGCGGCTGTAAGTGTTGCTACGGCCAGGGGGTGTTCGCGCAGGTGGGCGTGTGCGAGAGCCAGGTCCAGGGCGTGGCGCCGCATCGGTTGCAGCAGCGAGGGTCCCAGGCCGGCCAGATAGCTGAGGAAGGGCTCCCGCTTGAGGAGGGGTGAGTCGATGAGTCCCTGCCCCAGCAGGTACTCCGGCACCCGCGTGATCTCCACAGCGCGGTGCGGGCCGCGTACCCAGGAGTTGCCGAATCGCGCACCGGTCGCGCGCTCGACAGCCGCCAGGCCAGCGCCCCACAGGTTGTCATTGTCTTCCAGGTTCAGGCCCTGCAACAGGGGCTGCCAGGCGTCGGGGCGCGCGCCGAATATGTCCTCGGGCGCGAGCATTTCGAATGTGGAGGAGATCAGCCCGTCCTCGGCCAGGCTCAGTTGGGAGACCGCGTTGACGTTCCAGTAGACGCTGGCGGTGCGGCCGTGCCTAGAGAGCGGGCGCAGCACCTCCTGGCGAGAACCTTGGTAGTTGTTGTTCTCCACGACGATGACGGCAGGTCCTGACCGGGAGACCAGGATGAGATCCCCGTCGTAGTGCTCGCGCAGTTCCTCCAGTCGCAGGGGGCGGCACTGCTCGGGGTTGCCGCCGAAGAGCCGGATGACAGCGTCCTCGTCACCGCCGTGCACGGCCGTGAACGTGGCTGCCTGCTCAAGCCCTAAATCGGCGAGGAGGCCCTGAAGGTGCTGGGGTGAGGTCATGTGGGGATTCTCGTCTGCGCCACTGACAGTCGGGGCCCGGTCCCATCGAGCGCGCGGTCGCGACCTCGACAGGAAGGTAGCGGGGGCACTCCTCAGATGCCGTCTCCAACCTATGACCGGAGGTTCCGAGACGGTGTCTGAAATCTGTCCCACTTTGGCTCGACTGCCCGGCCCGGCCGCAGGACAGGGCTGGCCACCGGCTCGGCGAGTGTCGGCTGCGGCAGCATCCACGTCACTTCCCGATGCCTTCCACCCACCTCTTGACGGCGACCGCGAATCGGGCGGATGGGAGACCATTCGTGGCAAGTCGTACCCGGTCGGAGTCTGGCAGGGCTCTCTACTGGCGCTTTGCCGCGCGCCCTGAGGTGCGTAGTCGAATCCGCGCAAGGCCGACGGTGACCATCAAGAAGCCCGGAACCAAAGGCCATGCGCAGACATGACATCCATCGAAGATGGACAGGCCCCGTAGCACGCCTATGGCGCAGGTCGGTGGTTCTCTGCCCGGTCAGCAGGTCCACCAGGTCCACCAGGTCCACCAGGGCCGCCCGGGACGTCCGGTCCTGGTCATTGTCAGACCGCCGCCCCGGACGAGACCGCCGCCCCGGACCAGGCCGTCACAGCGGATCAGCGGAGCCCATTGCCGCGGGAAGCGGGGCCGACGCCGGACGGCGGCCGCCGGTTCGCCTGGTTCCACGAGCTCGGCCCTGACGGGCGGCGTGCGTTCTTCGGCGCGTACGGCGGCTACGGCCTGGACTCGTACGACTTCTACGTGCTGCCACTGAGTCTGGCCGCCA
Protein-coding sequences here:
- a CDS encoding alpha/beta hydrolase; the protein is MTNLSPPHTVFVLVHGAWHSSGQWAPTQRALAGLGAASVAVDLPGHGFDAPLPSGYLLPGQPGLLTEKSPLADVTMDDCAQTVLDALRQVRRHPRIVLVAHSAGGGPASLAAERAPELVDAIVYLSAFVPAGRPRFFDYLASPENATARGGSLNLGDAEQLGAVRINPLSTDPAYVEELRQAHYHDTPLDRFDRWRSVLSPDLPLAIPATPVVVTPQRWGRIPRIFLRCADDKGLPATVQDLMISEADGAFADNPFTIRTLPGSHSPFAARPRELAAALLS
- a CDS encoding LysR family transcriptional regulator codes for the protein MEARHLRYALALAEHEHFGRAADALGIAQPPLSKQIADLEREVGTRLFDRTRRGVFPTAAGTAFLTRARSALKEMTAASVDAARAARGETGRLRLGFVASALLDPLPDVLGRFGRERPDVRLELHEMATSRSTAALAAGELEVAITLGRPRGAGAEQLVSVPIGHDHLVAVVSSTHPYAGQPSVSVDQLRQQSLIVAPGADEPTVLAGLSTLLGKESPALSGATVARDIHTIVGLAACDVGVGLGPSRMLAAPRRGTWFCEVTPRTPLPDLVLSFSARDRPPVLNAFLDVIRKNCPDVGAALDRWLGPREDRFDGA
- a CDS encoding DUF6228 family protein — translated: MEEDETNPVVRVGGDRYRTISLRFHQLTRSYPEERGDVMRDFLVTAQGESARIEFMVRTWDGDGLDVFLAELAEEFRGWNGTRTWRSPEDDLTLAAEHAGSHVRLTWRLHDRLPDDEWRFEMATFHAPGEDMRRLAIEMRTFLKSDPLK
- a CDS encoding aspartyl/asparaginyl beta-hydroxylase domain-containing protein, producing the protein MAGRPPSSPPSSTRKGSRPNSRPSPPTSGIRSASTRTAGRSASPPRSTGGSCPCAASAASRSAPPPGSPGPQPFKKPHWLDQLTAYLAQILDSIPAPLNAVRLMALGPGAVSNPHSDPKYRLDRGLVRLHIPIITDPGAVLVLDGVEHCWQAGCLWFGDFSREHLVRNTSQTVTRVHVVMDTPLTADLAAWFPDS
- a CDS encoding TerC family protein codes for the protein MLEVPLWLWGAFAATVVVSLAVDLLSHRTAHVIGFKEAAAWSGLWVGLAMIFGAVVFLVLGATAGTEYTTAWLLEKSLSVDNLFVFAVIFAYFKVPRAYQHRVLFFGVIGALVFRGIFLSLGVAVVSRFTAVLFAFAAVLFYSAYKLLKDEDESFDPGKSFAVRMLRKVIPVRDEYAGAKFFVKEAGKRVGTPLLAVVAAIEAADLIFAVDSVPAVLAVSDDAFIVYTSNAFAILGLRALYFMLAGLLDRFHYLSKGLAIILAFIGLKLILQASHKMINPGIPEIPSPISLAVIVIVLTGSVVLSIKRPAPAGATEQADEQADVSRPLGQPSSPPVAHDPEPPADPPRQEGRP
- a CDS encoding DUF6461 domain-containing protein codes for the protein MTSPQHLQGLLADLGLEQAATFTAVHGGDEDAVIRLFGGNPEQCRPLRLEELREHYDGDLILVSRSGPAVIVVENNNYQGSRQEVLRPLSRHGRTASVYWNVNAVSQLSLAEDGLISSTFEMLAPEDIFGARPDAWQPLLQGLNLEDNDNLWGAGLAAVERATGARFGNSWVRGPHRAVEITRVPEYLLGQGLIDSPLLKREPFLSYLAGLGPSLLQPMRRHALDLALAHAHLREHPLAVATLTAATLAPDARVRLREDLTAAHDQALPRARALLIGEPEDFEPEWERPSHLVFRQAIVFGVLAQCVAAHLPTQADGLPDILSSLVTAMTGDGARVEEFWMVQHLHNAARRAA